From the Pseudoalteromonas ulvae UL12 genome, the window GTGCAAGATGGCGCTGCGCAAATGGCCGCTCGCTTACTTGACCCGCAAGAAGGTGAACGTATTTTAGATGCGTGCGCCGCACCTGGAGGTAAAACGTGTCATATTCTTGAGCTTGCAAATAAACTCGACGTGATCGCTCTTGATTGTGATCAAAGCCGTTTAAATCGAGTGCAAGAAAACTTGGACAGAATAGGCTTATCAGCCACCTTGCAATGCGCAGATGCCAGCACACCCGATACGTGGTGGGACAAGCAACTCTTTGATAAAATTCTGCTAGATGTGCCGTGCTCCGCAACAGGCGTTATTCGTCGTCACCCCGACATAAAATGGCTTCGTCGTGCGGCAGATATTGAGCAACTTGCCACATTACAAGCCAGTATTTTAGAAACTAACTGGTCTTTGTTAAAACCCGGTGGCACACTCATTTATGCTACATGCTCTGTGCTACCTCAGGAAAACAGCGATCAAGTGAAGGCATTTTTAGCCAAGCACCAAGATGCAGTTCACCAGCCATTGCACAACAATGACACTTTAGCACAGCCTGGTTGGCAGTTTTTACCTGAGCTCAATGACGGTTTTTATTACGCAAAAATCACCAAAAAACTCTAACAAATGGGTTAACGCTGTTAACCCTACTATAAGCGATTTAGTCATACATGAAGATAATCATATTAGGTGCGGGCCAAGTAGGCGGAACACTTGCAGAAAACTTAGTTGGCGAGAAAAATGAAATCACAGTTGTCGATATCAATGCTGACAAGCTCAGAGAACTACAAGACAAATATGATTTACAGGTCGTCTCTGGCCACAGTGCACACCCTGAGGTATTACGCCGCGCAGGAGCTGAAGATGCCGATATGATCATCGCCGTCACAAGCTCAGATGAAGTCAATATGGTTGCTTGCCAAGTCGCTTACAGTATTTTTAATACCCCGACAAAAATTGCTCGGATCCGCTCTGAGCAATACTTACGCTATAAAGAACAACTATTTCATAACCACGATTTACCCGTTGATCATTATATTGCGCCAGAACAATTAGTGACGAAATACATTCGTCGTTTAATCGATTACCCTGGAGCCTTGCAGGTCTTACAATTTGCCGAAGGTAAGCTATCACTCGTTGCGGTCAAAGCCTATTATGGTGGCTTATTAGTAGGTTATGCTCTTTCTGCACTCAAAGAACACATACCTAATGTTGAGACCCGCGTCGCGGCTATCTATCGCCAAGGTAAACCAATTAAACCTCTGGGCACAACCGTTATTGAGGCCGATGATGAAATCTTCTTTATCGCGGCGACTAAGCATATTCGAGCAGTCATGAATGAACTGCAAAAGCTCGAACGCTCATATAAAAAGATCATGATCGCGGGTGGCGGTAACATTGGTGCAGGGCTTGCTCATTCACTTGAAAAAACCCATAGCGTCAAATTGATAGAACGCAATTTATCCCGTGCAGAGCAGCTATCTGGCATGTTACACAATACCGTAGTGTTTGCCGGTGATGCATCCGACCAAGAGTTACTCTCTGAAGAGCACGTAGAGCAAGTGGATGTTTTCATTGCCGTCACTAATGACGATGAAGCAAACATTATGTCAGCCATGCTCGCCAAGCGTATGGGGGCACAAAAAACCATGGTGCTTATCCAGCGTGGAGCCTACGTCGATTTAGTGCAAGGTGGTGAAATCGACATCGCAATTTCACCTCAACAAGCGACTATTTCAGCTCTGCTCACACATGTACGCCGTGGTGATATTGTCAATGTGTACTCTTTACGCAAAGGAGCTGCTGAAGCGATAGAAGCGGTTGCTCATGGTGATGAAACCACCTCAAAAGTTGTTGGTAGAGCCATTGTCGATATCAAACTCCCAGTTGGAACGACCATAGGCGCAATTGTACGAAATGACGATGTGGTGATTGCTCATGACAGTACCGTCATAGAATCTGGCGACCATGTAATCATGTTTTTAATCGATAAAAAGCAAATTCATGTTGTCGAAAAGCTATTTCAGGTTAGCGCCATTTTTATGTAACCCGATCATTAAAATGCAAAAGGCGAACATGAGTTCGCCTTTTTATTGTTGTTTTAAGATAAGTGTTTGAAAATCAGCCATGAAGCATCTCTCCTGTCGTCATCCATGACTCCACTTCGGACAGCTGCGAAGCTGTGCTTCGGTCTGTCCTCACCCACGCCAGAATGTTGGCGTAAATAACACTAATAATGTGAATATCTCTAAGCGACCAAAGACCATCGCAATGGTTAAAATCCACTTAGCCCCATCGGTGATATCTCCATAATGAGCAGCTACATCACCAAGACCCGGACCTAAGTTATTCAAACAAGCAGCCGTCGCAGAAAAAGCGGTAATGTTATCAAGCCCAGTGCCCATCAGCAGTAACATGATGATAACAAAGACCAACGCATAGGCTGAGAAAAACCCCCAAACCGCTTCAATAACTTTATCAGGTAACGCTTTGCGGCCCAATTTAATTGAATAAATGGCACGAGGATGAACTAAACGATTTAACTCGCGGATCCCTTGTAAATACAGCAAAAAGACCCGCACCACTTTCATTCCGCCACCAGTAGAACCCGCACAGCCCCCGATAAAACTAGAAAAAATAAGTAAGATAGGTAAAAACAATGGCCAAGCAGAAAAATTATCCGTAGCAAATCCGGCAGTTGTGCTCATCGACACCGCTTGAAACATTGCCTGATCGAGGGTTTCATCGCCAGTTTGATAGACTTCCTGTGATGACAGAACGCTAAAACACAACAATATTAGCGCAGCTTGAATGGCCAAAAAAACTTTAAACTCAGGGTCGCGAATATAAACTTTTAGATTACGACTTGCCACAGCCGCATAATGCAAAGAAAAGTTCACTGCCGCAATGATCAAAAAGAACACACAAATAAAGTTAATCAATGGGCTATCAAAGTAACCAAGTGAAGCATCATAGGTCGAGAAGCCACCAATCGCTATGGTCGAAAACGCATGGCAAATTGCATCAAACCAGTTCATTCCTGCCGCCCAATAAGCGGTCGAACAAGCAACAGTCAGAGAAACATAAATATACCAAAGGTGCTTAGCAGTATCGGCAATTCGCGGAGTCATTTTTGAATCTTTCACCGGACCCGGTGTTTCTGCACGATACAACTGCATACCACCGACGCCTAACATAGGCAAAACGGCAACCGCTAATACGATGATCCCCATCCCACCGAGCCACTGTAATTGTTGACGATAAAATAGCACTGCTTTGGGGAGAAACTCGATGCCGGTTAATACTGTAGCCCCAGTTGTTGTCAAACCTGAAAAAGATTCAAATATTGCATCTGCTAGGGATAATTTTGGTGCATCTAAAAATACTAACGGCAACGAGGCAAACGCCCCCAGAACAAGCCAAAACAGAACAACAATCAAAAAGCCCTCTCGCGCTTTTAAATCACCGTTTTGCTTTCGATTAGGGTAATAAGCCATCATGCCAATCACTAAGCTAAAAATAAACGCTAAGACGAATGGCACCCCTCCGCCATCTTTATAAATTAAAGACACCAGCGCAGGTGGGATCATCGTGATGCTAAACATAGCCACCAGCTGACCGAGTATTTTTATTATCGTGCGAAACTGCATGTGTGTTTTTGATCCCTAATTATTATCACAATATTGTCTTACGCTTTGATTTTTAACTCAACTGTACCATGCGTGATTTCATAAATATCTGCAATGGCATTTTTTGCTTGTCGCGCATCAAGTGCAATTTGCCAGGTAATCACATCACTAAATTGTTTATCAATCGCTAAAATTTGGTACTCAGTATTTAAACGCTGCTCAATCAAGCCTTGCTGTTGGTAATTACTGACTCCAACCAAAATCGTCTCAGGTACTTTATTTAAGGTTATGAGTGTCGCAAGGGCATTATTTAAACTGCCCCCATATGCGCGCACCAAGCCACCCGTACCGAGCTTTACCCCACCAAAATAGCGGGTTACCACCGCTGTTATTTCGCCTAGTCCAGAACCAACTAATACATTGAGCATCGGCTTACCTGCTGTCCCATTAGGTTCACCATCATCAGAAAAACCCAACACATGACTGCCACTTGGACACCCAGCCACATGCGCCCAACAATTATGGTTGGCATCAGCATATTTAGCAGCAATCATTTTAATAAACTGCTTTGCGCTGTCTAAATCTGGAGTATGGGCAATATGAACGATAAACGTGCTTTTTTTTATTTCTTCTTGATAGAACACACTCTTTGCAGGATAACGATACTCATCACTCATTGTTTTCTCTTCATTGCATAAAAAAAGAGCCAAATAAGGCTCTTTTTAGTTTACTCGACACGCTTACGCTAAATTAAGGTCACGTGTCATATTTTCATTATGATCGGCATGGACAATAATATTGTCTTCAATACGAATGCCACCAAACGGCTTAAATGCTTCAACTTTTTCCCAATTGATATATTGGGTATTTTCAGTTTGAGCCAACTCAGCAAGTAACGAATCAATAAAATATAACCCAGGCTCAATGGTGAACACTTGGTTTGCTTCAACAATTCGGGTACAACGTAAGAACGGGTGACCTTCAGGAGCCGGTTGATGCGTTCCGCGTTCATCTGCCATAAATCCACCCATATCATGGACTTGTAAGCCAAGGTGATGCCCTAAACCATGAGGGAAGAAAGTTGATGTGATTTTCTTCTCAACTATTTGCTCTGGGCTTAAATTCACGATACCGAAATCACTTAGAATTTGTGCGATTCCTTGATGGCATTGCACGTGTAAATCACCGTATTTCAAACCCGGTTTTAGCCCTGCACATAATGTTAATTGCAACTCATTCACCGCAGCAATTAACTCTGCAAACATACCTGACTGATTAAAATCATAAGTACGGGTAATATCTGCTGCATAACCATGAAAACTAGCCCCAGCATCAATCAAAAATGAACGGCTTGTTTGTGGTGCATTCATTTCAAGTTTTGTGTAATGTAAAATCGCGCAGTTTTCATTTAATGCCACAATATTACCGTAAGGCATTTCATTTTCTGTATGACGAGTCGCTAACAAATACGCATGTTGAATATCATACTCTGCACCACCAGCATAAAATGCTTTTTTAGCCGCTTCATGGCCTAAAACAGCTAAACGGTTTGCCTCTCTTAAACACACTAGCTCGTATTGTGTTTTATAAGCACGGTGATAATGAAAATAATTTAATACGGGCTCTGGATTGATTTCATTAAAACCAAGCGCTCTTGCGACCTCTAAATACTCACCTATATACGCGTATTTCGCTTTATCATAAGGTAAATGCTTTTCGACTTGATCAGGAATGAGTAGCAGCTCAATATCAAAGTATTCTGCCCAAAAATCGTTTGGTTCATCTGGCACTTTATGCCAAAAATCAACAGGGCGATAAAAAATTAATTTTGGTTTATCTATCCCATTGACCACTAACCAACAATGTGGATTATCAATAACAGGTAGCCATGCTTTAAAGTGAGGGTTGACCTTAAATGGGTAATCCATATCGTCTAAAAACTGACGTTTAGCTTGCCCCGAATGAATCACTAAACCTTCGAGTCCTTCAAGCGCTAAAATCGACTGTGTTCTTGTTTGCAATGTTGCAATATGATCTGCGTAAAGTGCAGCTAATTTATCCATAACTCAATCATCTCTCAATATGTGCTGTTATGTGCATCTTATCATAGGGCATCAACAATTAAAGCAACCCCCTATTTTTGAATTTTCATCTTGACCAGATCTGTAAACAAGTTCTCGTTTTTGCCAAACCGTGTATGGTAAACCTGACGATAGGCATACACATTTTTGACATAATCGCGTGTCTCCCGGTACGGGATCCCCTCAACCCACAAATCAAAATCAACCCCTTCCTTCGGAAGCCATTTAGCCACACGATGATATCCAGCATTGTAGGAAGCGGTCGCCACCACTTCATTGCCTTTCGCTTTACGTTTGAGGTACTTAAGATAATTAGTCCCTAAACGGATATTAAGTTTAGGATCGTACAGTTTTCGTCGCGAAATACTGCCTTTATTGATATAACTGGCGGTAGAAGGCAACAATTGCATTAAACCATACGCGCCCGCTGACGAGCTGGCTGTTGGAGAAAATGAACTTTCCCGTCTTGCGATAGCATAGCTCCACGAAACATCTATGTTGCTGCGTTTACTGTATCGTTCAAATAGCGACTCATACGCCAGCGGAAACCGTAAATCTAAATGATGATATCGCTCTATCTGCGCCAACGTAATAATGACACTGTCATGCCAATCCATTTCGTGGGCAAGCAAAGCCGCAGCTAACTTTTCTTCCTCTGTGGAAGTATTAACTAAATAATTCCACTCACGTCTAGCAGAGGTGAAGCGCTCAAGCTCAAAAAATGCTTTCGCTCTTAAGTAACCAGGCGCTTGGGCTACACTCTGTTTCACTGCATCATCAACAACAATAGGTTGCTCTTGCAACGAGACCGGTAATTGCAATCGCGCAGCAGCTAAAAAACCATAATAATCGCGCTTTTGCGCCAGAGCTTGAAACATTGCCTCAGATTCAGCTTCTTTTCCTTGCTCTTTTAATGCGTATGCCAGCCAATATTGCTGACTATTATCGAGCTCTTTGTCTATAAAGTAAGCCACAATGCCTGGCCAATCACTTTGCTGTAATAAGTTCGTTAATTGCCACTGTTTTAGGCTTTTATCATGCTGATCTTTTGGTACTTTATTAAGCCAAAACTTCGCTTCTTTATGTTGCTTAGAGGCTAATGAAAGCGCAAAGCTGTAATAAACACTCTCTTTTTGCGCCTCACTAAACGGCATTTTTTCTAAATGTTTATCCCATGCACGCAAGGCTAAATCAGGGTCTCGCCAAATCAAACGTTTTAAGCCATAGACCACTATTTCGCTTTCTTTGACGGTATATTGTTTAAAGCGATATAAACCTGCGGCTGCAGAAGGGTCTTTTCGGACCGCATAATACAAATCAGCCAGGTATTGCTCTTGCTTTGGTAATTGTGTTTTTAAATAGGGAATAAGACTGTGCTGACCTTTTTGAGCCACTAATGTCAGCCGCTGCCACACTCGCTCAGGAGTCAGGTAACCTTGTTTCTGCCATTTACGAAACAAGCTATCACAGGCTTTTGGTTGTGATTTTTCCACCACCCACAGTGGTGTCACTTGCTTCAGTACTGCCGCCGAGGGCGCGCCTAAATCAAGCTGATATCGAAGGTTTAAACAGGTCAACTCGCTATTCGATGTGTCTTTAAAGTACTCTATAAATTTGGCTTTTTTATTCAAGCGAGCCAAATTTTCTAACCATGATTCTCGTACCTTCCAAGATAAAGGCGTCCCCTCGTAAACGTCTAAAAAGCGCTTAATATCGGGTTCATTATTTAAATATGGGTATTTTTCAAGATATGCCATTTCGACATAAGGTTTAAGTGGATGTTCGAGCTCAGAAAGCGTTTGTTGATAGCGTTTTTTGTTACCGCTTTTAGCCACCTTTTCGGCAGCGATAAAATCATCATGAATGGTACTTGCCGACAATGCCGTGCCAGTAATAAAAGAGCTGCATAGTACAGCTAAACGTAATCCTCGTTGGAAAAAAGCCATGAAAGTTATCCCTACTGTGTTACGCCAATCAAAAAATAAAAGAAAAGTATAAAAGACTGAATTTGAATGGTTTCCTAGCTTGCCTTGGAACGACATTGCTTTGCAACAAATCTCGATAAAAACCTGCTGACTAGTCTACCTTTATAGCAGGATTGGGAGTCAGTTTTTAACCAGATGTAACAAATTCACTAAAATTTAATTGCATTTTATTTTTAAAACAGGCAACCTGCGTAAAAAGCGCACTCATCGTACCAGTTGAGTTTGATAACTAGGGAGACATAGTTAATGTTATTTAAGAGTGATACCTTCGAGGTTTCTTTCATTAAAGAGAACATCGCCGAGTTTAAATTTTGTGTACCCGGCCCCGTAAATAAATTATCTCAGCAGACCCTGCAAGATTGTGGTCAAGCATTAGCTGAATTAGCAAACAACTCAGATATTAAAGGCATGGTGTTTACCAGCGATAAAGATCACTTCATTGTTGGCGCAGATATTTTTGAATTTTTACCGACCTTTGATAAACCAGAAGCGGATCTTGTTCAGTGGATTAAAAATGCCACTGATGTATTTGACCAACTAGAAGACCTACCTTTTCCAACTATTTCAGCCATCAATGGTATGGCACTCGGTGGTGGGTGTGAGTGGGTACTAGCAACCGATTACCGCATTGCAGCCACCGATTTAAAATTAGGGCTTCCAGAAGTTAAGCTTGGCATTATGCCTGGATTTGGCGGCACGGTTCGTCTACCGAGAATTATCGGTGCAGATAACGCCATGACGTGGATCACCACAGGTAAAGAGCACCGTGCTGAACAAGCATTAGCAGTTCGTGCTGTCGATAGTGTTGTTGCATCAGACAAATTAGTCGCCAGTGCTGTTAAGATGATTGAGCAAGCAATTGAAGGCAAGCTTGATTGGCAAGCCAAGCGCCAAGAAAAATTACAACCGCTTAAAATGAATCGAGTTGAGCAAGGCATGAGCTTTGCGACGGCAGAAGGCATGGTTTTTGGCCAAACAAAAGGTCACTATCCTTCACCTATGATGGCTGTTAAAACCATCAAAGCAGCAGCGAACCACGGCCGAGCTGAAGCAATGGCCATTGAAAACGCCAATTTCGCCAAATTAGCAAAGACTCCTGAAGCTGCTGCGCAAGTTGGTATTTTCTTAGCTGATCAATATATCAAATCAAAAGCACGCAAGTTAGCCAAAGGTAGCGACACTCAAATCAAGCAAGCTGCGGTTTTAGGTGCGGGCATTATGGGTGGCGGCATTGCATACCAGTCTGCTTATAAAGGCGTGCCTATTATCATGAAAGACATCCAAGAATCCGCACTGGACTTGGGTATGAATGAAGCATCGAAAATTCTAGGCAAACAACTAGAACGCGGCCGTATCAAACTTGATCAAATGGTGAAAACCCTTGGAGCAATCAAACCAACGTTAAATGATGCTGATCTGCAAACTGCAGACATCGTTGTAGAAGCTGTGGTTGAAAATCCAAAAGTGAAACAAACCGTTCTTGCTAAACTTGAAGCCGATATGCCTGATGGCACAGTGCTGACTTCAAATACGTCGACTATTTGTATCGATGTGTTGGCAAGTGCACTAGAAAAACCAGAAAACTTCTGTGGAATGCACTTTTTCAATCCAGTCCATAGAATGCCGCTAGTCGAGATCATTCGCGGCAGCAAAACTTCAGATGCAACCATCAATGCAGTAGTGGATTACGCCCTGAAATTGGGTAAATCACCCATTGTTGTTAATGATTGTCCTGGATTTTTTGTAAACCGTGTTTTATTCCCTTACTTTGCTGGTTTTACACAATTAGTAACTGAAGGCGTGAATTTCGCTAAAGCCGATAAAGTTATGGAAAATATCTTTGGTTGGCCGATGGGCCCTGCGTATTTACTGGATGTTGTTGGTTTAGACACTGCGCATCACTGTACAGACGTTATGGCTGAAGGCTTCCCTGCTCGCATGGCGCGCCAAGAAAAAGATCCTGTAGCAGTACTCGCTACTCAACAACGCTTTGGTCAGAAAAATGGTAAAGGCTTTTATCAATATGTAATGGATAGAAAAGGCCGTCCACAGAAAAAAGCCGATCCTGAGGCTCTTGCTCTGCTTAGCTCTGTGTGTGAAAGCGAAAAAGAATTTAGCAAAGAAGAAATCATCGATCGCTGTATGATTCCAATGCTTAATGAAGTGTTATTGTGCTTGCAAGAAAATATCGTGGCATCACCACAAGAAGCTGACATGGCGCTTATCTATGGCTTAGGTTTCCCTCCATTCAGAGGGGGTGCATTCCGCTATCTAGATCAAATTGGCCTAGCTAATTTTGTTGCTAAAGCCGATCAGTACGCGCATTTAGGTGCTATTTTCCAAGTCTCTGAGCAAACTCGCCAATGGGCAGAAGCAGGACGTAAATTCTATCAGGTTGAGGGCCAATAACATGAAAACTCCAGTAATCGTTGATTGTATTCGTACACCTATGGGGCGTTCACGTAATGGTATTTTCAAACATACCCGTGCCGAAGACCTAAGCGC encodes:
- the trkA gene encoding Trk system potassium transporter TrkA encodes the protein MKIIILGAGQVGGTLAENLVGEKNEITVVDINADKLRELQDKYDLQVVSGHSAHPEVLRRAGAEDADMIIAVTSSDEVNMVACQVAYSIFNTPTKIARIRSEQYLRYKEQLFHNHDLPVDHYIAPEQLVTKYIRRLIDYPGALQVLQFAEGKLSLVAVKAYYGGLLVGYALSALKEHIPNVETRVAAIYRQGKPIKPLGTTVIEADDEIFFIAATKHIRAVMNELQKLERSYKKIMIAGGGNIGAGLAHSLEKTHSVKLIERNLSRAEQLSGMLHNTVVFAGDASDQELLSEEHVEQVDVFIAVTNDDEANIMSAMLAKRMGAQKTMVLIQRGAYVDLVQGGEIDIAISPQQATISALLTHVRRGDIVNVYSLRKGAAEAIEAVAHGDETTSKVVGRAIVDIKLPVGTTIGAIVRNDDVVIAHDSTVIESGDHVIMFLIDKKQIHVVEKLFQVSAIFM
- a CDS encoding TrkH family potassium uptake protein — encoded protein: MQFRTIIKILGQLVAMFSITMIPPALVSLIYKDGGGVPFVLAFIFSLVIGMMAYYPNRKQNGDLKAREGFLIVVLFWLVLGAFASLPLVFLDAPKLSLADAIFESFSGLTTTGATVLTGIEFLPKAVLFYRQQLQWLGGMGIIVLAVAVLPMLGVGGMQLYRAETPGPVKDSKMTPRIADTAKHLWYIYVSLTVACSTAYWAAGMNWFDAICHAFSTIAIGGFSTYDASLGYFDSPLINFICVFFLIIAAVNFSLHYAAVASRNLKVYIRDPEFKVFLAIQAALILLCFSVLSSQEVYQTGDETLDQAMFQAVSMSTTAGFATDNFSAWPLFLPILLIFSSFIGGCAGSTGGGMKVVRVFLLYLQGIRELNRLVHPRAIYSIKLGRKALPDKVIEAVWGFFSAYALVFVIIMLLLMGTGLDNITAFSATAACLNNLGPGLGDVAAHYGDITDGAKWILTIAMVFGRLEIFTLLVLFTPTFWRG
- a CDS encoding YigZ family protein, whose amino-acid sequence is MSDEYRYPAKSVFYQEEIKKSTFIVHIAHTPDLDSAKQFIKMIAAKYADANHNCWAHVAGCPSGSHVLGFSDDGEPNGTAGKPMLNVLVGSGLGEITAVVTRYFGGVKLGTGGLVRAYGGSLNNALATLITLNKVPETILVGVSNYQQQGLIEQRLNTEYQILAIDKQFSDVITWQIALDARQAKNAIADIYEITHGTVELKIKA
- the pepQ gene encoding Xaa-Pro dipeptidase — protein: MDKLAALYADHIATLQTRTQSILALEGLEGLVIHSGQAKRQFLDDMDYPFKVNPHFKAWLPVIDNPHCWLVVNGIDKPKLIFYRPVDFWHKVPDEPNDFWAEYFDIELLLIPDQVEKHLPYDKAKYAYIGEYLEVARALGFNEINPEPVLNYFHYHRAYKTQYELVCLREANRLAVLGHEAAKKAFYAGGAEYDIQHAYLLATRHTENEMPYGNIVALNENCAILHYTKLEMNAPQTSRSFLIDAGASFHGYAADITRTYDFNQSGMFAELIAAVNELQLTLCAGLKPGLKYGDLHVQCHQGIAQILSDFGIVNLSPEQIVEKKITSTFFPHGLGHHLGLQVHDMGGFMADERGTHQPAPEGHPFLRCTRIVEANQVFTIEPGLYFIDSLLAELAQTENTQYINWEKVEAFKPFGGIRIEDNIIVHADHNENMTRDLNLA
- a CDS encoding transglycosylase SLT domain-containing protein gives rise to the protein MAFFQRGLRLAVLCSSFITGTALSASTIHDDFIAAEKVAKSGNKKRYQQTLSELEHPLKPYVEMAYLEKYPYLNNEPDIKRFLDVYEGTPLSWKVRESWLENLARLNKKAKFIEYFKDTSNSELTCLNLRYQLDLGAPSAAVLKQVTPLWVVEKSQPKACDSLFRKWQKQGYLTPERVWQRLTLVAQKGQHSLIPYLKTQLPKQEQYLADLYYAVRKDPSAAAGLYRFKQYTVKESEIVVYGLKRLIWRDPDLALRAWDKHLEKMPFSEAQKESVYYSFALSLASKQHKEAKFWLNKVPKDQHDKSLKQWQLTNLLQQSDWPGIVAYFIDKELDNSQQYWLAYALKEQGKEAESEAMFQALAQKRDYYGFLAAARLQLPVSLQEQPIVVDDAVKQSVAQAPGYLRAKAFFELERFTSARREWNYLVNTSTEEEKLAAALLAHEMDWHDSVIITLAQIERYHHLDLRFPLAYESLFERYSKRSNIDVSWSYAIARRESSFSPTASSSAGAYGLMQLLPSTASYINKGSISRRKLYDPKLNIRLGTNYLKYLKRKAKGNEVVATASYNAGYHRVAKWLPKEGVDFDLWVEGIPYRETRDYVKNVYAYRQVYHTRFGKNENLFTDLVKMKIQK
- the fadB gene encoding fatty acid oxidation complex subunit alpha FadB; protein product: MLFKSDTFEVSFIKENIAEFKFCVPGPVNKLSQQTLQDCGQALAELANNSDIKGMVFTSDKDHFIVGADIFEFLPTFDKPEADLVQWIKNATDVFDQLEDLPFPTISAINGMALGGGCEWVLATDYRIAATDLKLGLPEVKLGIMPGFGGTVRLPRIIGADNAMTWITTGKEHRAEQALAVRAVDSVVASDKLVASAVKMIEQAIEGKLDWQAKRQEKLQPLKMNRVEQGMSFATAEGMVFGQTKGHYPSPMMAVKTIKAAANHGRAEAMAIENANFAKLAKTPEAAAQVGIFLADQYIKSKARKLAKGSDTQIKQAAVLGAGIMGGGIAYQSAYKGVPIIMKDIQESALDLGMNEASKILGKQLERGRIKLDQMVKTLGAIKPTLNDADLQTADIVVEAVVENPKVKQTVLAKLEADMPDGTVLTSNTSTICIDVLASALEKPENFCGMHFFNPVHRMPLVEIIRGSKTSDATINAVVDYALKLGKSPIVVNDCPGFFVNRVLFPYFAGFTQLVTEGVNFAKADKVMENIFGWPMGPAYLLDVVGLDTAHHCTDVMAEGFPARMARQEKDPVAVLATQQRFGQKNGKGFYQYVMDRKGRPQKKADPEALALLSSVCESEKEFSKEEIIDRCMIPMLNEVLLCLQENIVASPQEADMALIYGLGFPPFRGGAFRYLDQIGLANFVAKADQYAHLGAIFQVSEQTRQWAEAGRKFYQVEGQ